A section of the Sedimentisphaera cyanobacteriorum genome encodes:
- a CDS encoding J domain-containing protein, translated as MKHNMDFMKDIDLETEARKAAREILGVKEDSSSEQLKKAYRQAACKHHPDHNQSSSDSDKQFRLIKCAYDLLAFNKQCSEIFEQIDRPKSDDKNCKYNLDNSWGRFLWWRDKFYGSPEQHKHEEKGKKKKSDRPNSCI; from the coding sequence ATGAAGCATAATATGGATTTTATGAAAGATATAGACCTCGAGACTGAGGCCAGAAAAGCCGCTCGAGAGATACTTGGCGTAAAGGAGGACTCCAGCAGCGAGCAGCTCAAAAAGGCATACCGCCAAGCTGCCTGCAAACACCACCCTGACCATAACCAGAGCAGCTCTGATTCGGACAAACAATTCCGCCTGATTAAATGCGCATACGACCTTCTGGCCTTCAATAAACAATGCTCTGAAATCTTTGAACAGATAGATCGTCCAAAAAGCGACGATAAAAACTGCAAATACAACCTCGATAACAGCTGGGGCAGATTTTTGTGGTGGCGTGATAAATTCTACGGCTCACCGGAACAGCACAAACACGAAGAAAAAGGCAAGAAGAAAAAAAGCGACCGGCCAAACTCGTGCATTTGA
- a CDS encoding sugar O-acetyltransferase — protein sequence MTEYEKMMAGELYYAGDPELRKIRSYARSLLDEMNKSVSEIKPGQRYELAEKLFGRMGENLFLQPPFYCDYGENIELGDNVFFNYGCVFLDVAKIRVGSNVLFAPNVQVYTASHPLDFSLRRDEQEFGKPITIGDDAWIGGGAIICPGVKVGKCSVVGAGAVVTKDVAPSTVAAGNPARVIKRI from the coding sequence ATGACTGAATACGAAAAAATGATGGCCGGTGAGCTGTATTATGCAGGGGACCCGGAGCTGAGAAAAATTCGCAGTTATGCGCGAAGTCTGCTTGATGAGATGAATAAATCAGTGAGCGAGATTAAGCCCGGCCAGCGTTACGAGCTTGCTGAGAAGCTTTTCGGGCGTATGGGGGAGAATTTGTTCCTCCAGCCCCCCTTCTACTGCGATTACGGGGAGAATATCGAGCTCGGGGACAATGTGTTTTTCAATTACGGCTGCGTTTTTTTGGATGTTGCGAAGATTCGAGTTGGCTCGAACGTGCTTTTCGCTCCGAATGTTCAGGTGTACACTGCCTCCCATCCCCTCGATTTTTCTCTGAGGAGGGATGAACAGGAATTCGGCAAGCCAATCACTATTGGCGATGATGCCTGGATCGGCGGCGGGGCGATTATCTGCCCGGGGGTAAAAGTAGGCAAGTGCAGTGTAGTTGGTGCGGGGGCTGTGGTTACTAAAGACGTAGCGCCCTCGACGGTTGCAGCCGGCAATCCTGCGCGGGTAATAAAACGTATTTGA
- a CDS encoding ABC transporter permease — protein MTTYVIRRILLMIPTLIGITILVFAISRLAPGDPIAMQMGLDQGIQSGQNQEAREAQLELYGLDKPEPVQYFIWLKNIVQLNFGQSFKHHRPVIDLIAERLPITLTLNLTAFTIIYLVALPLGTLSALRHNRFTDRAISVVLFILWSLPIMWVGQMLIGYFSNPDFFNWFPSSGISSNNSDKMSFLVWLKDRIWHLVLPVLCITFNGFTYLTKIVRASMLDNLRMDYVRTARAKGLAEKTVIFRHAFRNSIIPVITVLATLLPAMIAGSVIIEKLFSIPGMGLLAFEAITTRDYNVVMAVATISGVLNLAGLLLADICYAIADPRISYD, from the coding sequence ATGACCACCTACGTTATTAGAAGAATCCTGCTTATGATTCCGACACTCATCGGAATTACTATTCTGGTATTTGCGATAAGCCGGCTTGCCCCGGGTGATCCGATTGCTATGCAGATGGGTCTGGATCAGGGTATTCAAAGCGGGCAAAATCAGGAGGCAAGGGAGGCTCAGCTCGAGCTTTACGGCCTCGATAAGCCCGAACCAGTTCAATACTTCATCTGGCTCAAGAATATCGTTCAGCTCAATTTCGGGCAGTCTTTCAAGCACCACCGCCCTGTTATAGACCTCATAGCGGAGCGATTGCCCATCACACTCACGCTCAACCTAACCGCCTTTACGATAATCTATCTGGTAGCCCTGCCTCTTGGAACGCTCTCAGCACTTCGCCACAACAGATTCACCGACAGGGCAATATCTGTCGTGCTGTTTATTCTGTGGTCTCTTCCGATAATGTGGGTTGGGCAGATGCTGATAGGCTATTTCTCCAATCCCGACTTCTTCAACTGGTTCCCCTCCTCGGGAATAAGCAGCAACAACTCCGATAAGATGTCCTTCCTCGTATGGCTCAAAGACCGCATCTGGCATCTGGTTCTGCCGGTGCTTTGCATCACCTTCAACGGCTTTACCTACCTTACCAAAATCGTCCGGGCGAGTATGCTCGATAATCTCAGGATGGACTACGTTCGAACTGCAAGGGCAAAGGGGCTTGCTGAGAAAACAGTAATCTTCCGCCATGCGTTCAGGAACAGCATAATACCGGTAATAACGGTTCTGGCAACTCTTCTGCCCGCTATGATAGCGGGGTCTGTAATTATAGAAAAGCTCTTTTCAATACCGGGGATGGGGCTTCTGGCGTTCGAAGCGATAACCACAAGGGACTATAATGTGGTGATGGCAGTGGCCACGATTTCGGGAGTGCTTAATCTCGCGGGGCTTCTTCTGGCCGATATATGTTATGCAATAGCTGACCCGAGGATATCTTACGACTGA
- a CDS encoding cation:proton antiporter domain-containing protein, with the protein MALGIAELILLGLLVDWLMRFARIPGLVGLLLLGVVMGPHFLDAVNPAAAAVSADWRMIALVVILLRAGLEMSRQALAQVGLRAGLMAFIPCLFEVSAVTLAAPHLLGLTLLESAMLGSVLAAVSPAVVVPLMISFIEERKGEDKGAPTLILAGASCDDAVAIVLAGAFISMYAGSDVSIASELAGVPVSIVSGIAAGLGIGFFLCRFFEKFNPRATKRVLILLGLSIIILNLEKWIEEIFPFASLLAIMAAGFIILEKREHIAHELSSKLGKVWVFAQLLLFIFVGTEVNVPVALKTGLSGVAVIFIGLLGRSIAVQLCMIKSRFNARERLFITLAYLPKATVQAAIGAAPLAAMKAGGMNTAPGEIILAAAAMSIVITAPLGSIAISWGGRHLISQSPAQTQSPARDAAVESR; encoded by the coding sequence ATGGCTTTAGGTATTGCAGAGCTGATACTCCTCGGGCTGCTCGTTGACTGGCTGATGCGTTTTGCGCGTATCCCGGGTCTTGTGGGTCTGCTGCTTCTTGGTGTGGTGATGGGTCCGCATTTTCTCGATGCTGTAAACCCCGCTGCTGCCGCCGTTTCAGCGGATTGGCGGATGATTGCGCTTGTGGTTATTCTGCTTCGTGCAGGGCTTGAGATGAGCCGGCAGGCCCTTGCGCAGGTTGGGCTTCGCGCAGGACTGATGGCATTTATCCCGTGCCTGTTTGAGGTGTCCGCAGTAACTCTGGCTGCCCCGCACCTTTTGGGGCTTACTTTACTGGAATCTGCAATGCTCGGCTCTGTGCTTGCTGCTGTTTCTCCAGCGGTTGTAGTACCGCTGATGATAAGCTTCATCGAAGAACGCAAGGGAGAAGACAAAGGCGCTCCAACGCTTATTCTTGCCGGAGCATCATGCGATGATGCTGTTGCGATTGTTCTTGCCGGAGCGTTTATAAGTATGTATGCCGGAAGCGATGTGAGCATTGCATCAGAGCTTGCAGGCGTGCCGGTGTCGATTGTATCAGGGATAGCAGCGGGGCTGGGGATAGGTTTTTTTCTATGCCGTTTTTTTGAAAAATTCAATCCCAGAGCCACAAAACGCGTGCTTATCCTGCTGGGGCTTTCGATAATTATCCTGAATCTCGAAAAATGGATTGAAGAAATCTTCCCGTTTGCCTCTCTGCTTGCGATAATGGCCGCCGGCTTTATCATCCTCGAGAAAAGAGAGCATATCGCCCACGAGCTCTCCAGCAAACTCGGGAAGGTGTGGGTATTTGCTCAGCTTCTTCTTTTCATCTTTGTGGGCACAGAGGTTAATGTGCCTGTTGCCCTGAAGACCGGATTATCGGGGGTCGCGGTGATATTTATCGGGCTTCTCGGAAGGAGCATTGCCGTACAGCTGTGTATGATTAAGAGCAGATTCAACGCCCGCGAGAGGCTCTTTATAACGCTCGCATATCTTCCCAAGGCTACAGTTCAGGCCGCAATAGGCGCTGCCCCGCTCGCTGCTATGAAGGCAGGCGGGATGAATACCGCCCCGGGCGAGATTATCCTCGCTGCCGCTGCGATGAGCATCGTGATAACAGCTCCTCTTGGGAGCATCGCCATAAGCTGGGGCGGGAGACACTTAATTTCTCAGTCCCCAGCGCAAACACAATCACCTGCAAGAGATGCCGCTGTTGAAAGCCGGTAA
- a CDS encoding class I SAM-dependent methyltransferase, which produces MEQPFDSLFKRYDQWYESPKGKRIFKAELKCLQKLAGSPEGRWLEVGTGTGRFAARMGINEGLDPSKKMLELASSRGIKAYQGFAENAPLPSGQFSGVMLAFTLCFIDSPKDALSECWRLLVPGGKLLIGIICSDNPWGRAYQIKKSEGHPIYKYARFLPLSDTIEITKQEGFELEKSASTLFWNPEELPQGEIEIRSGLYKDAGFSAMLFTKTDRGG; this is translated from the coding sequence TTGGAACAGCCCTTCGACAGTCTATTCAAGAGATACGATCAATGGTATGAAAGCCCCAAAGGCAAACGCATTTTCAAGGCCGAGCTGAAATGCCTGCAAAAACTTGCAGGCAGCCCTGAGGGCAGGTGGCTTGAAGTTGGAACAGGTACAGGGCGGTTTGCCGCTCGAATGGGGATAAATGAAGGGCTCGACCCGTCCAAGAAAATGCTTGAGCTCGCCTCTTCGAGAGGGATTAAAGCTTATCAGGGCTTCGCGGAAAACGCCCCCTTGCCCAGCGGGCAGTTCAGCGGGGTTATGCTCGCTTTCACGCTTTGCTTCATAGATTCCCCAAAAGATGCCCTCTCTGAATGCTGGAGACTGCTCGTCCCGGGCGGTAAGCTTCTAATCGGAATAATCTGCTCAGACAATCCCTGGGGAAGGGCATATCAGATAAAGAAAAGCGAAGGCCACCCAATCTATAAATATGCCCGCTTCCTGCCGCTTTCAGATACCATCGAAATAACAAAACAGGAGGGCTTTGAGCTGGAAAAATCCGCTTCCACGCTTTTCTGGAATCCCGAAGAGCTCCCTCAGGGCGAAATCGAAATAAGAAGCGGCCTTTACAAAGACGCAGGCTTCTCAGCAATGCTCTTTACCAAAACAGACCGTGGAGGTTAA
- a CDS encoding ABC transporter permease: MANESINQKRNWGKTFGQLTWEQFRKNRLNIVCLGFIILLFVIAVFAPFIANSKPYIAIIDGEMSFPLFAALDSSDYSVLFAAACCIGLIFKIKSNTKKYTPSVRGEIFLRQLIITAGIILAGVIFFKAVIPAYNSTVNYKQIVKESEENWAVFPPVPYSYAETRLEDKYQPPSKRHLLGTDDVGSDVLARLIHGSRISLSVGFVAVGISTTIGVLIGSVIGFFGGIVDFIGMRFIEIMMAIPAFFLILTIIAFFGKSLFNIMIIIGITSWTGNARFIRAEFLKLRKQDFVDAARALGLPTSSIIFKHILPNGVAPVLVNATFGIAGAIFIEAALSFLGFGIVPPKPSWGQMLSLGVNSSGEFIWWMTLFPGLAIIFTVMAYNLVGEGLRDAIDPKLRKAA, translated from the coding sequence ATGGCAAACGAAAGTATCAATCAAAAAAGGAACTGGGGAAAAACATTCGGACAGCTCACTTGGGAGCAGTTCCGGAAAAACAGGCTTAATATAGTTTGCCTCGGCTTTATTATTCTGCTGTTTGTGATAGCGGTTTTTGCTCCTTTTATAGCCAACAGCAAGCCTTACATTGCAATTATAGACGGGGAGATGAGCTTTCCGCTTTTCGCTGCCTTAGACAGCTCGGACTACAGCGTATTATTTGCGGCAGCCTGCTGCATAGGGCTTATTTTCAAGATCAAATCCAATACAAAAAAATACACGCCTTCTGTACGCGGCGAGATATTCTTAAGGCAGCTTATAATCACTGCCGGTATAATACTGGCTGGCGTAATATTTTTCAAAGCTGTTATTCCAGCGTACAACAGCACCGTAAATTACAAGCAGATTGTCAAGGAATCTGAAGAGAACTGGGCAGTATTCCCGCCAGTCCCATACAGCTATGCTGAGACAAGGCTGGAAGATAAGTATCAGCCGCCTTCGAAGAGGCACCTTCTCGGCACGGACGATGTGGGCTCGGATGTGCTTGCAAGGCTTATCCACGGCTCGAGGATCTCGCTGTCTGTGGGGTTTGTGGCTGTGGGGATATCCACAACCATAGGCGTTCTTATAGGTTCTGTTATCGGCTTTTTCGGCGGTATTGTGGATTTTATAGGGATGAGGTTTATAGAGATTATGATGGCGATCCCCGCCTTCTTTCTGATTCTCACGATTATAGCCTTCTTCGGTAAGAGCCTGTTCAATATAATGATAATTATCGGTATCACAAGCTGGACAGGCAACGCCAGATTTATCCGGGCAGAATTCCTCAAGCTCAGGAAGCAGGACTTCGTGGATGCGGCAAGGGCTCTGGGCCTTCCTACAAGCAGTATTATCTTCAAGCATATCCTGCCCAACGGTGTAGCTCCGGTTCTTGTGAACGCAACTTTCGGGATAGCTGGAGCAATTTTCATTGAGGCTGCTCTAAGCTTCCTTGGCTTCGGGATCGTCCCGCCAAAGCCGAGCTGGGGTCAGATGCTCAGCCTCGGCGTTAATTCTTCCGGCGAGTTTATATGGTGGATGACTCTCTTCCCCGGACTGGCCATAATATTCACCGTTATGGCATACAACCTCGTAGGCGAGGGTCTGCGTGATGCGATAGACCCGAAACTCAGGAAAGCCGCATAA
- a CDS encoding ArsR/SmtB family transcription factor, whose protein sequence is MDQDRKTAEISKVLGVDTRIKIIRLLGRRCLCVGELAEELGITAGAVSQHLRILRAAGAVHSEKRGYFVDYCLNEDVLRSWKSQIDSLFEPEAASK, encoded by the coding sequence ATGGATCAAGACAGAAAAACAGCAGAGATAAGCAAGGTTCTCGGCGTTGATACGCGGATAAAGATAATTCGCCTTCTCGGCCGGAGATGCCTTTGCGTAGGCGAGCTCGCTGAGGAGCTTGGTATCACGGCAGGAGCGGTTTCTCAGCACCTTCGAATATTGAGAGCGGCAGGCGCAGTGCACTCTGAGAAGCGCGGCTACTTCGTTGATTACTGCCTGAATGAAGATGTTCTTCGAAGCTGGAAGAGCCAAATTGATTCGCTATTCGAACCGGAGGCAGCATCAAAATGA